From a region of the Thermoanaerobaculia bacterium genome:
- a CDS encoding tetratricopeptide repeat protein codes for MVFRRLLPLLCAAGLAFAPFGSPVFASQAVAGAPSAGDPLSAAQLALDAGDSERALALLAPLLKREPKNAAALLLRSTARCIGGELDLCREDLDRALELDPTLRQGWLNRAGLAIADKRYDDAIAALTQAERLDPGASDNAINLGAVYLLQGKLEPASREFERHLVANARSADAYYLVATNFALAGYSAFAAQNLGRAIELDERSRVRARSDANFAELASTRPFQVLLTSDTFVPPAGSASASRMYRSPYKGADSPLLVAVLNALQIAGTPMDPKVEVTDDWALLWSDVRIKIARRSDQETAVELSAAPGKFSAEAWDRRSRELYESIERELLKLGRSGLGRP; via the coding sequence ATGGTCTTCCGCCGCCTTCTCCCCCTCCTATGTGCCGCCGGGCTGGCCTTCGCGCCGTTCGGCAGCCCGGTCTTCGCCAGCCAGGCCGTCGCCGGAGCGCCGTCCGCCGGCGACCCGCTCTCTGCCGCCCAGCTGGCGCTCGATGCCGGCGACAGCGAGCGCGCGCTCGCCCTTCTTGCCCCGCTCCTCAAGCGCGAGCCGAAGAACGCCGCGGCGCTCCTGCTGCGCTCGACGGCGCGATGTATCGGCGGCGAGCTCGACCTCTGCCGCGAAGACCTCGACCGGGCGCTCGAGCTCGATCCGACGCTTCGCCAGGGCTGGCTGAACCGCGCTGGTCTGGCGATCGCGGACAAGCGCTACGACGACGCCATCGCCGCGCTCACCCAGGCCGAAAGACTCGACCCCGGGGCGAGTGACAACGCCATCAATCTCGGCGCGGTCTATCTGCTCCAGGGCAAGCTCGAACCCGCGAGCCGCGAGTTCGAACGCCACCTCGTCGCCAACGCGCGTTCCGCCGACGCCTACTATCTGGTCGCCACGAACTTCGCCCTCGCCGGCTACTCGGCCTTCGCCGCGCAGAACCTCGGGCGCGCGATCGAGCTCGACGAGCGCTCGCGGGTGCGCGCGAGGAGCGACGCCAACTTCGCCGAGCTCGCCTCGACCCGGCCGTTCCAGGTTCTGCTCACCAGCGACACCTTCGTACCGCCCGCCGGCAGCGCCTCGGCGAGCCGCATGTACCGCAGCCCCTACAAGGGCGCCGACAGCCCCCTGCTGGTGGCGGTGTTGAATGCCCTGCAGATCGCCGGTACGCCGATGGATCCGAAGGTCGAAGTGACCGACGACTGGGCCCTGCTGTGGAGCGACGTGCGGATCAAGATCGCGCGGCGCTCCGACCAGGAGACCGCGGTCGAGCTCTCGGCTGCGCCCGGGAAATTCTCCGCCGAGGCGTGGGACCGCCGGAGCCGGGAGCTCTACGAGAGCATCGAGCGCGAGCTCCTCAAGCTCGGGCGCAGCGGCCTCGGCAGGCCCTGA
- a CDS encoding AAA family ATPase, which produces MSPALPAPPPNEIAAALGKRVIGQSGAVKEMAIALSKKLAGLGVGNILMIGSSGTGKTTLMRAVEKFLAADPALASRSAVVRIHANVLGEEAQAGRPGEAVMRRLLERAREQLGDGAGTAAIVSRAAQGLVFVDEVDKIRSHVGGTVNVAGIRAQEALLTLIENEAVPVVLPEWLGGGATTVDSSGLLFVCAGAFEGLYDAVYDRVTIGADKGALQPVTVVEGGKVREELRFELRDWLRNEDLFDYGMSPQFLSRFDAVVMLEDLGEDELLKIFLEGPDSGFIQTRAFFESRGVKLAISPNAARAIAQAARRQPRLGARALKEVFRRVIRDFEFAPEKHAGGGVLLIDQPQVAAALGE; this is translated from the coding sequence ATGAGCCCTGCACTCCCAGCCCCGCCACCGAACGAGATCGCCGCCGCCTTGGGCAAGCGCGTCATCGGGCAGTCCGGCGCGGTGAAGGAGATGGCGATCGCCCTCTCGAAGAAGCTCGCCGGCCTCGGCGTCGGCAATATCCTCATGATCGGCTCGTCGGGGACCGGCAAGACGACCCTGATGCGCGCGGTGGAGAAGTTCCTCGCCGCCGACCCGGCGCTCGCTTCGCGCTCGGCCGTGGTTCGCATTCACGCCAACGTCCTCGGCGAGGAGGCGCAGGCCGGCCGGCCTGGCGAGGCGGTGATGCGCCGCCTGCTGGAGCGCGCCCGCGAGCAGCTGGGCGACGGTGCGGGCACCGCGGCGATCGTCTCCCGCGCCGCTCAAGGCCTCGTCTTCGTCGACGAGGTGGACAAGATCCGCAGCCACGTCGGGGGGACGGTGAACGTTGCCGGCATCCGCGCCCAGGAAGCCCTCCTCACCCTGATCGAGAACGAGGCCGTGCCGGTGGTGCTGCCCGAGTGGCTGGGCGGCGGCGCGACGACGGTCGACTCGTCGGGGCTGCTGTTCGTCTGCGCCGGCGCCTTCGAGGGGCTCTACGACGCGGTCTACGACCGGGTCACGATCGGCGCCGACAAGGGCGCGCTGCAGCCGGTGACGGTCGTCGAGGGCGGCAAGGTGCGCGAGGAGCTCCGTTTCGAGCTCCGCGACTGGCTCCGGAACGAGGACCTCTTCGACTACGGCATGAGCCCGCAGTTCCTGTCGCGCTTCGACGCCGTGGTGATGCTCGAGGATCTGGGCGAGGACGAGCTCCTGAAGATCTTCCTCGAGGGCCCGGACTCGGGCTTCATCCAGACCCGAGCCTTCTTCGAGAGCCGCGGCGTCAAGCTCGCCATCTCCCCCAACGCCGCCCGCGCCATCGCCCAGGCGGCGCGAAGGCAGCCCCGCCTCGGCGCCCGGGCGCTCAAGGAGGTCTTCCGCCGCGTCATCCGCGACTTCGAGTTCGCCCCCGAAAAACACGCCGGCGGCGGCGTCCTCCTCATCGACCAGCCCCAGGTCGCCGCCGCGCTCGGAGAGTGA
- a CDS encoding type II toxin-antitoxin system RelE/ParE family toxin, translating to MVPELRDAAIREVFVGSYRLVYRILQNRVEVLAIVHGARDLAALWRGDTPDAP from the coding sequence ATCGTCCCGGAGCTGCGCGACGCCGCGATCCGGGAGGTCTTCGTCGGCAGCTACCGGCTCGTCTATCGAATTCTGCAGAACCGCGTCGAAGTCCTCGCCATCGTGCATGGCGCGCGGGATCTCGCCGCGCTCTGGCGAGGCGACACTCCCGACGCACCCTGA
- a CDS encoding helix-turn-helix transcriptional regulator, which yields MSGTPIANHLRRLRFEHGEMSQDSLARAAGITRQTIVALEGGHYAPSLELAMRLALVFGRRVDDIFYWREVPSSPAAR from the coding sequence GTGAGCGGAACGCCGATCGCCAATCACCTGCGGCGACTGCGCTTCGAGCACGGCGAGATGTCGCAGGACTCGCTGGCGCGCGCCGCGGGTATTACCCGGCAAACCATCGTCGCCCTGGAGGGCGGGCACTACGCGCCGTCCCTGGAGCTCGCCATGCGTCTCGCGCTCGTCTTCGGCCGGCGCGTCGACGACATCTTCTACTGGCGGGAAGTGCCCTCTTCGCCAGCTGCCCGATAG
- a CDS encoding TVP38/TMEM64 family protein codes for MKIVPEAPRSLRGPAVKFGILLVLVVGGFLAARYTPLAEYLKLERIEGYLDQVRGLWWAPLALVGTIIVLGSLGLPATPFIVAGAAIFGALWGTLWNWVGIFLSSLTGFLLARLLGREFVERIGGSKLQKAEKLLHRRGFLPLIAIRFLPVPFTLVNAAAAVVGVKLPKFLLASAIGLLPPIAIITYFSAALLQAATGDRAGIVRQALMVSITAALIVFFPIGLRRRLRKRKLKRLRAERAARPLRRGPVDR; via the coding sequence GTGAAGATCGTCCCCGAGGCGCCGCGCTCGCTGCGCGGCCCGGCGGTCAAGTTCGGCATCCTGCTCGTCCTCGTCGTCGGTGGCTTCCTCGCCGCCCGCTATACCCCGCTAGCCGAGTATCTGAAGCTCGAGAGGATCGAGGGCTATCTCGACCAGGTCCGCGGGCTGTGGTGGGCACCGCTCGCCCTCGTCGGGACCATCATCGTGCTCGGCTCGCTCGGCCTGCCCGCGACGCCCTTCATCGTCGCCGGTGCGGCGATCTTCGGCGCCCTCTGGGGCACGCTGTGGAACTGGGTGGGGATCTTTCTCTCCTCGCTGACCGGCTTTCTGCTCGCGAGGCTCCTCGGCCGCGAGTTCGTCGAGCGCATCGGCGGCAGCAAGCTCCAGAAGGCCGAAAAGCTCCTCCACCGGCGCGGCTTCCTGCCGCTCATCGCCATCCGCTTCCTGCCGGTGCCGTTCACCCTGGTGAACGCCGCTGCCGCGGTCGTCGGCGTCAAACTTCCCAAGTTCCTCCTCGCCTCGGCGATCGGCCTCCTGCCGCCGATCGCCATCATCACCTACTTCTCCGCCGCCCTCCTCCAGGCCGCGACCGGCGACCGCGCCGGCATCGTCCGCCAGGCCCTCATGGTCTCGATCACCGCCGCCCTCATCGTCTTCTTCCCCATCGGCCTGCGCCGCCGCCTGCGCAAACGCAAGCTCAAGCGCCTCCGCGCCGAACGCGCCGCCCGCCCTCTGCGCCGCGGCCCCGTCGACCGCTGA
- a CDS encoding Fe(2+)-trafficking protein has protein sequence MEKTPQSVPQLCPRCSTRPAGLSRPPFRGALGEEIQRRVCPPCWDEWKRAEVMVINELKLNFMEPTSQEILTAHMREFLGFDQPAAPGVR, from the coding sequence ATGGAGAAGACGCCCCAGTCCGTCCCGCAACTGTGTCCGCGCTGCTCCACCCGGCCCGCCGGGCTCTCGCGCCCGCCGTTTCGCGGCGCTCTCGGCGAGGAGATCCAGCGCCGGGTCTGCCCGCCGTGCTGGGACGAGTGGAAGCGCGCCGAAGTGATGGTCATCAACGAGCTCAAGTTGAACTTCATGGAGCCGACCTCGCAGGAGATCCTCACCGCGCACATGCGCGAGTTCCTGGGTTTCGACCAACCCGCGGCGCCTGGAGTGCGGTGA
- a CDS encoding SDR family oxidoreductase: MKRALVTGGAGFLGSHLCERLLAEGMSVVAVDNLITGKRENVAHLLPRSDFELVQKDVSNPFEIAGPIDYVLHFASPASPIDYLELPIQTLKVGSLGTHNSLGLAKAKGARYLLASTSETYGDPLVHPQPETYWGNVNPVGPRGVYDEAKRFAEAMTMAYHRYHGLETRIVRIFNTYGPRMRPRDGRVVPAFIQQSLLGEPLTVFGDGSQTRSFCYVDDLIEGIFRLLMSDEVLPTNIGNPHEMTILQFAERIRALVGSASPIDFRPLPEDDPKTRQPDITKARRILGWEPKVELDLGLGRTIDYFRSILPVTA, encoded by the coding sequence ATGAAGCGAGCGCTGGTCACCGGCGGCGCCGGATTCCTCGGATCCCACCTCTGCGAGCGCCTCCTCGCGGAGGGGATGTCGGTCGTCGCGGTCGACAACCTGATCACCGGCAAGCGCGAAAACGTCGCCCACCTGCTCCCGCGCAGCGATTTCGAGCTCGTCCAGAAGGACGTCTCGAATCCGTTCGAGATCGCGGGGCCGATCGACTACGTGCTGCACTTCGCCTCGCCGGCCTCGCCGATCGACTACCTCGAGCTGCCGATCCAGACGCTCAAGGTCGGCTCTCTCGGCACGCACAACTCGCTCGGACTCGCCAAGGCGAAAGGGGCGCGCTACCTGCTCGCCTCCACTTCGGAGACCTACGGCGATCCGCTGGTCCATCCGCAGCCCGAGACCTACTGGGGAAACGTCAACCCGGTCGGCCCGCGCGGCGTCTACGACGAGGCCAAGCGCTTCGCCGAGGCGATGACCATGGCCTACCACCGCTACCACGGTCTCGAGACCCGCATCGTACGGATCTTCAACACCTACGGCCCGCGCATGCGCCCGCGTGACGGACGGGTCGTCCCGGCATTCATCCAGCAGTCGCTTCTCGGCGAGCCGCTCACGGTCTTCGGCGACGGCAGCCAGACGCGTTCGTTCTGCTACGTCGACGACCTCATCGAGGGCATCTTCCGCCTCCTCATGTCGGACGAAGTCCTGCCGACCAACATCGGCAACCCGCACGAGATGACGATCCTGCAGTTTGCCGAACGGATCCGCGCGCTCGTCGGCTCGGCCTCGCCGATCGACTTCCGCCCGCTGCCGGAAGACGATCCCAAGACCCGGCAGCCCGACATCACCAAGGCCCGGCGGATTCTGGGCTGGGAGCCCAAGGTCGAGCTCGATCTCGGCCTCGGTCGCACGATCGACTATTTCCGGTCGATCCTGCCGGTGACGGCGTAG
- a CDS encoding UDP-glucose/GDP-mannose dehydrogenase family protein, with product MKICVVGSGYVGLVTGACLADFGMTVTGVDKDAAKIEALLRGEIPIYEPGLEEVVEKNVRAGRLKFTTDLAPAIREARAVFIAVGTPPLPDGRADLSFVRQVAESIGDNLNGYKVIVTKSTVPVGTGQMVEKAVREHSGGKQEFAVVSNPEFLREGSAIEDFLRPDRVVIGARTQRAIEVMLDIYAPLKAAGVPFVVANVESAEMIKYASNGFLATKITFINEVAEICEAVGAEVDVVARGMGLDHRIGPKFLHPGPGYGGSCFPKDTRAVAQIAEEHGLRFEIIEGVLSANERVKRRMIGKIEQAFGSLAGKTVAVLGLAFKGDTDDMRESPAIPVIEGLIERGAKIRAFDPAAMTAAKPLLPPVTFCRDAYEAAQGADGIVIATEWNQFRALDFTELKSRLAAPLMVDLRNLYQPDRVAAEGFAYHSVGRPSSGSGTGA from the coding sequence ATGAAAATCTGTGTCGTCGGAAGTGGATACGTCGGCCTGGTGACGGGAGCCTGCCTCGCCGACTTCGGAATGACCGTCACCGGCGTGGACAAGGATGCAGCCAAGATCGAGGCGCTCCTGCGCGGCGAGATTCCGATCTACGAGCCCGGGCTCGAAGAGGTCGTCGAAAAGAACGTCCGCGCCGGCCGGCTCAAGTTCACCACCGACCTCGCGCCGGCGATCCGCGAGGCGCGCGCGGTCTTCATCGCCGTGGGCACGCCGCCACTGCCCGACGGGCGCGCCGACCTCTCCTTCGTCCGCCAGGTCGCGGAGTCGATCGGCGACAACCTGAACGGCTACAAGGTCATCGTCACCAAGTCGACCGTGCCGGTGGGCACCGGGCAGATGGTCGAGAAGGCGGTGCGCGAGCACTCGGGCGGCAAGCAGGAGTTCGCCGTCGTCTCGAACCCCGAGTTCCTGCGTGAAGGCTCGGCGATCGAGGACTTTCTGCGGCCCGACCGCGTGGTCATCGGCGCGCGCACCCAGCGTGCCATCGAGGTCATGCTCGACATCTACGCCCCGTTGAAGGCCGCCGGCGTGCCGTTCGTGGTCGCCAACGTCGAATCGGCCGAGATGATCAAGTACGCCTCCAACGGCTTCCTGGCCACCAAGATCACCTTCATCAACGAGGTCGCGGAGATCTGCGAGGCGGTGGGCGCCGAGGTCGACGTCGTCGCCCGTGGCATGGGCCTCGACCACCGGATCGGGCCGAAGTTCCTGCATCCGGGTCCCGGCTACGGCGGCTCCTGCTTCCCGAAGGACACCCGGGCGGTGGCGCAGATCGCCGAGGAGCATGGCCTGCGCTTCGAGATCATCGAAGGAGTGCTGTCGGCCAACGAGCGCGTCAAGCGCCGCATGATCGGCAAGATCGAGCAGGCGTTCGGGAGCCTCGCCGGCAAGACCGTCGCCGTGCTCGGCCTGGCCTTCAAGGGCGACACCGACGACATGCGCGAGTCGCCCGCGATCCCGGTCATCGAGGGCCTCATCGAACGCGGCGCGAAGATCCGCGCCTTCGACCCCGCGGCGATGACCGCGGCGAAGCCGCTCCTGCCGCCGGTCACCTTCTGTCGCGACGCCTACGAAGCCGCCCAGGGCGCCGACGGGATCGTCATCGCGACCGAGTGGAATCAGTTCCGCGCTCTCGACTTCACCGAGCTCAAGTCGCGGCTCGCGGCGCCGCTCATGGTCGATCTGCGCAATCTCTATCAGCCGGATCGGGTCGCCGCCGAGGGCTTCGCCTACCACTCCGTCGGCCGCCCCTCGTCGGGAAGCGGGACCGGAGCATGA
- a CDS encoding GDP-mannose 4,6-dehydratase, which translates to MRHHILVTGGAGFIGTHVTRKLLGRGDRVTVLDDFNDFYDPSLKRANAAEFAGRDDWRLVEGDIRDAALVDRLFADGRFDAVIHLAARAGVRPSLAEPILYEEVNCIGTLRLLEAARHHGPANFVFASSSSVYGINKKVPFAEDDAVDQPISPYATTKRAGELLCFNYHHLYGLRTSCLRFFTVYGPSQRPEMAIAKFTDLLARGKAVPLYGTGQTRRDYTYIDDIVDGVLAALDLAPGFEIFNLGGSQTTTLIDLVHWIAEALEVPARVEMLPDQPGDVPITFADVSKAARMLGYSPKVPIREGLRRVAAWYRSRPAAGAP; encoded by the coding sequence ATGCGTCACCACATCCTCGTCACCGGCGGCGCCGGATTCATCGGCACTCACGTCACCCGCAAGCTCTTGGGCCGTGGCGACCGCGTGACCGTGCTCGACGACTTCAACGACTTCTACGACCCGTCCCTGAAGCGCGCCAACGCCGCCGAGTTCGCCGGGCGCGACGACTGGCGGCTGGTCGAAGGCGACATTCGCGACGCGGCGCTGGTCGACCGCCTGTTCGCCGACGGGCGCTTCGACGCCGTGATCCACCTCGCCGCGCGGGCCGGTGTCCGGCCGAGTCTGGCCGAGCCGATTCTCTACGAGGAGGTCAACTGCATCGGGACGCTGCGGCTGCTCGAGGCGGCGCGCCACCACGGGCCGGCGAACTTCGTCTTCGCCTCCTCCTCCTCGGTCTACGGCATCAACAAGAAAGTCCCGTTCGCCGAGGACGACGCCGTCGATCAGCCGATCTCGCCCTACGCCACGACCAAGCGGGCCGGCGAGCTCCTGTGCTTCAACTACCACCACCTCTATGGACTGCGGACCTCGTGCCTGCGCTTCTTCACCGTCTACGGTCCGTCCCAGCGGCCCGAGATGGCGATCGCCAAGTTCACCGACCTCCTGGCGCGCGGCAAGGCCGTCCCGCTCTACGGCACCGGCCAGACACGGCGCGACTACACCTACATCGATGACATCGTGGACGGGGTCCTCGCGGCGCTCGACCTCGCCCCGGGCTTCGAGATCTTCAACCTCGGCGGCTCACAGACGACGACGCTCATCGACCTCGTGCACTGGATTGCCGAGGCTCTCGAGGTCCCCGCCCGCGTCGAAATGCTCCCCGATCAGCCCGGCGACGTCCCGATCACCTTCGCCGACGTCTCGAAGGCCGCCCGGATGCTGGGGTACTCGCCCAAGGTGCCGATCCGCGAGGGTCTGCGCCGCGTCGCCGCCTGGTACCGCAGCCGGCCGGCGGCCGGCGCGCCCTGA